A window of the Verminephrobacter eiseniae EF01-2 genome harbors these coding sequences:
- the xylB gene encoding xylulokinase: MYLGIDLGTSGVKLLLLDEQQQVLATADAAVPQHRPQPTWSEQHPADWMAAVESAVAQLRAQAPAAWRQLRGIGLSGQMHGAVVLDAQGQVLRPAILWNDGRASAECAALEQIEPAARQITGNLAMPGFTAPKLLWLRTHEPAVFAQIRRVLLPKDWLRLQLTGDAVSDLSDASGTLWLDVGARAWSQAMLQACGLNLSHMPALAEGSAPTGVLRADIARRWGLATGVPAGVQKGVVLAAGAGDNAASAVGVGARIAGQGLVSLGTSGVVFRVTDAFAPATGRAVHAFAHALPQRWHQMSVMLSAASAFGWVTRLTGQRDEARLSAAVAAMAQARQAQAPLFLPYLSGERTPHNDAAASGVFMGLRAEHEATDLAYAVMEGVCFGLMDGLNAMRLTDTGGAPATGHAAQAGNAVHAGRAGAAPAMALALVGGGARSNPWAQLLASGLGCALQRPQGAHAAAALGAARLAAMACGGDEAQWCQSLPADASFVPQAAQQALLAERYARFVALYPALQSQFGKYPVNTA; the protein is encoded by the coding sequence ATGTACCTCGGAATCGATCTGGGCACCTCCGGTGTCAAACTCTTGCTACTCGACGAGCAGCAGCAAGTGCTGGCCACGGCCGACGCCGCCGTGCCGCAGCACCGCCCGCAACCCACCTGGAGCGAACAGCACCCCGCCGACTGGATGGCCGCCGTCGAAAGCGCAGTGGCGCAGCTACGCGCCCAGGCCCCGGCCGCATGGCGCCAGTTGCGGGGCATCGGCCTGTCGGGCCAGATGCACGGCGCCGTGGTGCTGGATGCGCAGGGCCAGGTGCTGCGCCCGGCCATCCTGTGGAACGATGGCCGGGCCAGCGCCGAATGCGCTGCACTGGAGCAAATCGAGCCCGCAGCGCGGCAGATCACCGGCAACCTGGCGATGCCGGGCTTCACCGCCCCCAAGCTGCTGTGGCTGCGCACGCATGAACCGGCGGTCTTCGCACAGATCCGCCGCGTGCTGCTGCCCAAAGACTGGCTGCGCCTGCAACTCACGGGCGATGCGGTGAGCGACCTGTCCGATGCCTCGGGCACGCTGTGGCTGGATGTGGGCGCGCGGGCATGGAGCCAGGCCATGCTGCAGGCCTGTGGCCTGAACCTGTCGCATATGCCGGCGCTGGCCGAAGGCAGTGCGCCCACCGGCGTGCTGCGCGCCGACATCGCACGCCGCTGGGGGCTGGCAACAGGCGTTCCGGCAGGCGTGCAAAAAGGCGTGGTGCTGGCCGCCGGCGCCGGCGACAACGCCGCCAGCGCCGTCGGGGTGGGCGCGCGCATTGCCGGCCAGGGCCTGGTGTCGCTGGGCACCTCGGGCGTGGTGTTTCGCGTCACCGACGCCTTCGCCCCGGCCACCGGGCGCGCCGTGCATGCGTTTGCCCATGCCCTGCCGCAGCGCTGGCACCAGATGTCGGTGATGCTCAGCGCCGCCAGCGCGTTCGGCTGGGTCACGCGCCTGACCGGGCAGCGCGACGAGGCCCGATTGTCCGCTGCCGTAGCGGCAATGGCGCAGGCGCGGCAAGCGCAGGCCCCGCTGTTTTTGCCCTATCTCAGTGGCGAGCGCACGCCCCACAACGACGCGGCAGCCAGCGGCGTCTTCATGGGCCTGCGGGCCGAACATGAGGCCACCGACCTGGCCTACGCGGTGATGGAGGGCGTGTGCTTCGGGCTGATGGATGGCCTGAACGCCATGCGCCTGACCGATACCGGCGGCGCACCGGCCACAGGCCATGCCGCGCAGGCCGGCAATGCCGTGCACGCAGGCCGTGCCGGCGCTGCACCGGCCATGGCCTTGGCCCTGGTCGGCGGCGGAGCCCGCAGCAACCCCTGGGCGCAGTTGCTCGCCAGTGGCCTGGGGTGCGCCCTGCAACGCCCGCAGGGCGCCCACGCTGCGGCAGCCCTGGGCGCGGCCCGCCTGGCTGCGATGGCCTGTGGAGGAGATGAAGCGCAGTGGTGCCAGAGCCTGCCCGCAGACGCCAGCTTTGTCCCGCAGGCCGCACAACAAGCACTGCTGGCCGAACGCTACGCCCGCTTCGTTGCGCTCTATCCGGCGCTGCAATCGCAGTTTGGCAAGTACCCGGTCAACACGGCGTGA
- a CDS encoding helix-turn-helix domain-containing protein translates to MAMPALPRQTRPELEHDYTRSTELGYEPPEAAGFIRCLSHGFPTPLARWHYHDEYELHLITATSGKVFVGDWIGQFQPGHLVLTGPRLPHNWISMDLPEGGVPERDLVIQFQHAPIAASCETIPELRELLPLLERARHGVEFFGLQAQAAQHWQRIKARQGLARFAAFCGLMSELAHSTDFRLLSSTQLQSEDNDAELDQINAIVSRITDHLAEPFSAADLAQELGMTESRFSRFFRRATGNRFTDFVNLVRVNRACQLLMETDHYITRIAYDVGFNNMANFNRRFLNIKGMTPSEYRKQGTGRFGMK, encoded by the coding sequence ATGGCCATGCCCGCCCTGCCACGCCAGACCCGGCCCGAACTGGAGCACGACTACACGCGCTCGACGGAGCTGGGATACGAGCCGCCCGAGGCGGCAGGCTTCATCCGATGCCTGTCGCATGGCTTTCCGACACCGCTGGCGCGCTGGCACTACCACGACGAGTACGAACTGCACCTGATCACGGCCACTTCGGGCAAGGTCTTCGTGGGCGACTGGATCGGGCAGTTCCAGCCCGGCCATCTGGTGCTGACCGGGCCGCGCCTGCCGCACAACTGGATCAGCATGGACCTGCCCGAAGGCGGCGTACCCGAGCGCGACCTGGTCATACAGTTCCAGCACGCCCCGATAGCGGCCAGTTGCGAAACCATCCCCGAACTGCGCGAACTGCTGCCGCTGCTCGAGCGCGCGCGCCACGGCGTCGAATTCTTTGGCCTGCAGGCGCAGGCGGCGCAGCACTGGCAGCGCATCAAGGCGCGCCAGGGGCTGGCCCGGTTTGCCGCGTTCTGCGGCCTCATGAGCGAACTGGCCCACAGCACCGACTTTCGCCTGCTATCGAGCACGCAACTGCAAAGCGAGGACAACGACGCCGAGCTCGACCAGATCAACGCCATCGTCAGCCGCATCACCGACCACCTGGCCGAACCGTTCTCGGCGGCCGACCTGGCGCAGGAACTGGGCATGACCGAGAGCCGCTTCTCGCGCTTTTTTCGCCGCGCCACCGGCAACCGCTTCACCGACTTCGTGAACCTGGTGCGCGTGAACCGTGCCTGCCAACTGCTGATGGAGACGGACCACTACATCACCCGCATCGCCTACGACGTGGGGTTCAACAACATGGCCAATTTCAATCGCCGTTTCCTGAACATCAAGGGCATGACACCCAGCGAATACCGCAAGCAGGGCACAGGCCGCTTCGGGATGAAATGA
- a CDS encoding L-iditol 2-dehydrogenase, whose translation MTTTNPQRLQGKHALLTGAAGGMGLAVAQAYLQQGARCTVADLAEHPAPPLQALLGQHPDALQYQRTDITQTDQVQALISAAARRFGPVSTLFNNAAIFDMAPLLESTEAMYDKLFAVNVKGAFFVMQKLLAHMLEHRVQGGAVINMASQAGRRGEALVAHYCASKAAIISYTQSAALAMAPHGIRVNAIAPGVIATPMWEQVDALFAKYENLPPGAKKRQVGAAVPLGRMGAPDDICGAAVFLASDEARYVTAQTLNVDGGNVMS comes from the coding sequence ATGACAACGACGAACCCGCAGCGCCTTCAGGGCAAGCATGCCTTGCTGACCGGCGCTGCCGGCGGCATGGGCCTGGCCGTGGCGCAGGCTTACCTGCAGCAGGGCGCGCGCTGCACCGTGGCCGACCTGGCCGAGCACCCCGCGCCGCCACTGCAGGCCTTGCTCGGGCAGCACCCCGACGCGCTGCAGTACCAGCGCACCGACATCACGCAAACAGACCAGGTGCAAGCCCTGATCAGCGCCGCCGCCAGGCGGTTCGGCCCGGTCAGCACATTGTTCAACAACGCCGCCATCTTCGACATGGCGCCGCTGCTCGAAAGCACCGAGGCCATGTACGACAAGCTCTTTGCCGTCAACGTCAAGGGTGCCTTCTTCGTGATGCAAAAGCTGCTGGCCCATATGCTGGAGCACCGCGTGCAGGGCGGGGCCGTGATCAACATGGCCTCGCAGGCCGGGCGGCGCGGCGAGGCGCTGGTGGCGCATTACTGCGCATCCAAGGCCGCCATCATCAGCTACACGCAAAGCGCGGCCCTGGCCATGGCGCCGCACGGCATTCGCGTCAACGCCATCGCGCCCGGCGTCATCGCCACCCCGATGTGGGAGCAGGTCGACGCATTGTTTGCCAAATACGAAAACCTGCCCCCGGGCGCAAAGAAACGCCAGGTGGGCGCCGCCGTGCCTCTGGGCCGCATGGGCGCGCCCGACGACATCTGCGGCGCAGCAGTGTTCCTGGCCAGCGACGAGGCGCGCTACGTCACCGCACAGACATTGAACGTCGATGGCGGCAACGTGATGTCCTGA